The proteins below come from a single Ovis aries strain OAR_USU_Benz2616 breed Rambouillet chromosome 18, ARS-UI_Ramb_v3.0, whole genome shotgun sequence genomic window:
- the LOC105603035 gene encoding cytochrome c-like: protein MGDVEKDKKIFVQKCAQCHTVEKGGKHKTGPNLHGLFGRKTGQAAGFSYTDANKNKGITWGEETLMEYLENPKKYIPGTKMIFAGIKKGEKEDLIAYLKKATNE from the coding sequence ATGGGTGATGTTGAAAAGGACAAGAAGATTTTTGTTCAGAAGTGTGCCCAGTGCCATACTGTGGAAAAGGGAGGGAAGCACAAGACTGGGCCAAACCTCCATGGTCTGTTTGGACGAAAGACAGGTCAGGCTGCTGGATTCTCTTACACAGATGCCAACAAAAACAAAGGTATCACCTGGGGAGAGGAGACGCTGATGGagtacttggagaatcccaagaagtaCATCCCTGGAACCAAGATGATCTTTGCTGGCAttaagaagggagagaaggaggactTGATAGCTTATCTCAAAAAAGCTACCAATGAGTAA